From a single Nicotiana tomentosiformis chromosome 2, ASM39032v3, whole genome shotgun sequence genomic region:
- the LOC138906087 gene encoding uncharacterized protein: MGSALFWFENWTGLGDLYFMTPPDLFCDETVNNVCDVMQYGQWDEAKIRQILPEEFANHILKHTKVPMLYDVLDKPFWMLESRGDFSVKLAWEYVRRSQEPCNAYKNIWVKGLPFKIAFLMWKVWRNKLPVDD; encoded by the coding sequence ATGGGATCAGCTCTGTTCTGGTTTGAAAACTGGACAGGTTTGGGGGATTTGTATTTCATGACTCCACCCGATTTATTTTGTGATGAAACGGTTAATAATGTGTGTGATGTAATGCAATATGGACAGTGGGATGAAGCCAAAATTAGACAAATATTGCCAGAAGAATTTGCCAACCACATACTGAAACACACTAAAGTACCAATGTTATATGATGTACTGGATAAGCCATTTTGGATGCTGGAATCTAGGGGAGATTTTAGTGTAAAATTAGCTTGGGAATATGTGAGAAGGAGTCAAGAACCATGCAATGCTTATAAGAATATTTGGGTGAAAGGTTTACCATTTAAAATAGCTTTCTTAATGTGGAAAGTATGGAGAAATAAGCTACCAGTAGATGACTAG